TAAAGTATTGCCCCGTCAGGCGTTGCATGCCAAAACACTCGGATTTATTCATCCAACAACAGGAGAAAAAATGTTATTCAATTCGGAACTGCCTGAAGACATGGCTAACGGAATTGATAAATGGGAAAATTATATAGCGAACAGAAATGAGTAACAAAAAACCCAATATAGCCGTAATTGCCGGAGGCGATTCATCGGAATTTGTGGTTTCCGTAAAAAGCGGAGCCAATGTTTTAAAAGCTGTCGACAGCGAGAAATTTACCCCTTGGTTAGTACAAATGCAAGGGCTAAACTGGGAAGTTTTTCAGAACGAAGAGAAAATTGCCGATATCGATAAATCAGATTTTAGTTTTACCGTAAACAACGAAAAAATAAAATTCGATTTTGCCTATATCACCATTCACGGAACACCGGGAGAAGACGGAATCTTACAAGCTTATTTCGAATTGCTGAATGTTCCCTACTCTACCTGTAACGTTCACTCGTCGTCGCTTACTTTTAACAAGTGGTTTTGCAACAACTACCTGCGCTCGCACGGCATAAAAATGGCTATCTCGAAAAAGTTCACAAAAGGTGAAGCGATTGATGCCGAAGCTATTGTTGAAGATTTGGGATTACCCATTTTCGTAAAACCAAATGCCGGAGGTTCAAGCTTTGGAATTACCAAAGTAAAGGAAACCGGCGAAGTAAAAGCTGCCATTGAAAAGGCGTGGAAAGAAAGCGACGAAGCGCTGGTTGAACAATTTATCGACGGACACGAGTTTACCTGTGGCGCCGTTCGCCTGAATGGTGAAAAAGTGGTTTTCCCGATTACCGAAGTAATTCCTCAAAATGAATTTTTCGATTTCGAAGCAAAATACACCCCGGGAGCTACGCAGGAAATTACGCCGGCAAGGTTACCCGAGCCGCTTTTTAAAAAATGCCAGGACCTGACTTCGAAGATTTACGACTTGTGCGAATGCTCAGGAATCGTTCGAATCGACTTCATTTTGCAGGGCGAAGAATTCTATTTCCTTGAGGTAAATACTACGCCCGGAATGACTGCTACCAGCTTTATTCCACAGCAAATTGAAGCAATGGGAAGCACGCTAAAATGTATTATTACTCAAATCATTGAGGAAAAATTAGGTTAGTAAACTATCAACAATTGTGAATAGCGCTGGTTGATAAGAGAGCGCTTAATATCTTGTATCAGGCAAGGTAAATTTCTATTTTTGACATCCGCTAATACTGAACGGAGCGGTAAATTTTATATGCATACAGAAACAATATGGCACAACGAAAGAAAACCAATCAACAACAAAGTACGGTAGAACAAATCAACGCCCAATACGGACAACTTCCGCCTCAGGCAGTAGATGTTGAGGAGGCCGTGCTTGGAGCGCTAATGCTTGAGCGCGACGCGTATGTTACGGTTGCCGACACTATTGATTCAAACAGTTTTTACAAAGAGGAACACCGAAAAATATTCGACGCGATTAAAACCC
This is a stretch of genomic DNA from uncultured Draconibacterium sp.. It encodes these proteins:
- a CDS encoding D-alanine--D-alanine ligase; this translates as MSNKKPNIAVIAGGDSSEFVVSVKSGANVLKAVDSEKFTPWLVQMQGLNWEVFQNEEKIADIDKSDFSFTVNNEKIKFDFAYITIHGTPGEDGILQAYFELLNVPYSTCNVHSSSLTFNKWFCNNYLRSHGIKMAISKKFTKGEAIDAEAIVEDLGLPIFVKPNAGGSSFGITKVKETGEVKAAIEKAWKESDEALVEQFIDGHEFTCGAVRLNGEKVVFPITEVIPQNEFFDFEAKYTPGATQEITPARLPEPLFKKCQDLTSKIYDLCECSGIVRIDFILQGEEFYFLEVNTTPGMTATSFIPQQIEAMGSTLKCIITQIIEEKLG